In the Podospora pseudocomata strain CBS 415.72m chromosome 5, whole genome shotgun sequence genome, one interval contains:
- a CDS encoding hypothetical protein (EggNog:ENOG503PMRZ) → MAPQGIAPAASMQHWSAAKLKRAVAAMLLPREDDECSPQPNINLCEKPGISTAKITWIVVGSVFGALIICTLSVLAFLHRRKKKRDASEDKSDRFQAADYGLDDVPSTKRSRAHDSDSKFSPEGSPSGFGRRSRDPLDAPKEAKLSAAQLNDHLDPFDDLDGTNNQWPKRDSSRGSPLRGSPLRGSPLRGSPLQDKS, encoded by the exons ATGGCGCCCCAAGGGATAGCTCCCGCTGCAAGCATGCAGCATTGGTCTGCTGCGAAGCTCAAGCGCGCAGTAGCCGCCATGCTCCTCCCTCGCGAGGACGACGAGTGCAGCCCGCAACCAAATATCAATCTGTGCGAGAAGCCCGGCATTTCGACCGCCAAAATTACCTGGATTGTGGTTGGCAGTGTTTT TGGTGCCCTCATTATTTGCACTTTGAGCGTCCTTGCATTTTTGCACCgccggaagaagaagagagatgCGAGCGAGGACAAGAGCGATCGGTTCCAAGCGGCAGACTACGGTCTTGACGATGTACCCTCCACGAAGCGATCACGCGCACATGATAGCGACTCCAAATTCTCGCCTGAGGGCTCGCCCAGCGGTTTTGGTCGACGTTCAAGAGACCCTCTAGATGCCCCCAAGGAAGCAAAGCTGAGCGCCGCCCAGCTCAACGACCACTTAGACCCATTTGACGATCTGGACGGGACCAATAACCAATGGCCCAAGAGGGATAGCAGCCGAGGCAGCCCCTTACGAGGGAGTCCCTTGCGAGGAAGCCCTCTCCGGGGAAGTCCTCTCCAGGACAAGTCATGA
- a CDS encoding hypothetical protein (EggNog:ENOG503NVCH; COG:P) → MSTNPGTMRGPSRTGQRGGIPFTPNTPTTSSASSAIPRPVETTHAAPSESGASLSAGRQKQAKRDEAIRRKLESDLSKKKHLTSRARHSRKAPPGTVLALKPSPALQIKPATTVSEAAQLMAAKREDCVLVTDDDERIAGIFTAKDLAFRVVGAGLKAANVTIAEIMTKNPLCARTDTSATDALDLMVRKGFRHLPVMDENQDISGVLDITKCFYEAMEKLERAYSSSRRLYDALEGVQSELGTSQPQQIIQYVEALRSKMSGPTLESVLNGIPPTTVSVRTSVKEAAQLMKENHTTAVLVQDQGAITGIFTSKDVVLRVIAPGLDPATCSVVRVMTPHPDFAPMDMTIQAALRKMHDGHYLNLPVMNDGGEIVGMVDVLKLTYATLEQINTMGTGADNEGPAWNKFWLSLDHETESMVSGDGSHHHTHHTRSVMSPDMSRDRINDSVAPGDSASHAGVDSPPHSAVAPITPELPPSEIPFAFKFKAPSGRVHRLQVTAAHGMEEFVANVAAKLGAEVETIGGAPAVEDGLLSGGFALSYLDDEGDSVSITTDQDLLEAILLARHGHREKVDLFVHHPNQPPVAVAPAPEPVVHPTPPASSVVRERRKAHHEEESEEEEDESEEEAPVRRRTRTRTAPLQQEQVIAGVPNELLLPGAIVTLAVVIIGVFAIGRASSR, encoded by the exons ATGTCTACAAACCCGGGCACCATGCGAGGCCCAAGCCGGACCGGCCAGCGCGGCGGCATCCCTTTCACCCCCAATACCCCTACGACATCGTCTGCCTCTTCGGCAATCCCCAGACCAGTCGAAACCACCCATGCTGCCCCCAGCGAGAGCGGCGCCTCCTTGAGTGCCGGCAGACAAAAACAAGCAAAGCGGGACGAG GCCATCCGCCGCAAGCTTGAGAGTGATctctccaagaagaagcatctTACCAGCCGAGCCCGCCATTCCCGCAAAGCCCCTCCCGGCACCGTCCTTGCCCTCAAGCCTAGCCCCGCCCTCCAGATCAAGCCCGCGACGACCGTTTCCGAGGCTGCCCAGTTGATGGCCGCGAAAAGGGAAGACTGCGTGCTTGTTACCGACGACGATGAGAGAATTGCCGGCATCTTCACCGCCAAGGATCTCGCCTTCCGCGTTGTTGGAGCTGGGTTGAAGGCCGCCAATGTCACCATTGCCGAAATCATGACCAAGAACCCCCTCTGCGCCAGAACCGATACCAGTGCCACCGATGCCCTCGACCTCATGGTCCGCAAGGGCTTCCGCCACTTGCCAGTTATGGACGAGAACCAAGACATCTCTGGTGTGCTCGATATCACAAAGTGCTTTTACGAGGCCATGGAGAAGTTGGAGCGGGCCTACTCTTCGTCTCGCCGTCTCTACGACGCCCTCGAGGGTGTGCAGTCCGAATTGGGCACAAGTCAGCCTCAACAGATTATTCAGTATGTTGAGGCCTTGCGGTCCAAGATGTCGGGTCCTACCCTCGAGTCGGTCCTCAACGgcatcccacccaccactgTCAGCGTGCGGACATcggtcaaggaggctgcccagttgatgaaggagaaTCACACCACAGCCGTCTTGGTGCAAGATCAGGGCGCTATTACGGGTATCTTCACCAGCAAGGATGTTGTCCTGCGTGTTATTGCCCCAGGCCTTGATCCTGCCACCTGCAGCGTCGTCCGTGTGATGACCCCTCACCCCGACTTTGCGCCCATGGACATGACCATCCAGGCTGCTCTTCGCAAGATGCATG ATGGCCACTACCTCAACCTCCCGGTGATGAACGATGGAGGCGAGATCGTCGGTATGGTCGATGTACTCAAGCTCACATATGCCACTCTCGAACAGATCAACACGATGGGGACAGGCGCCGACAACGAAGGACCGGCATGGAACAAATTCTGGCTCTCGCTTGACCACGAGACCGAGTCCATGGTCTCTGGTGACggctcccatcaccacacccaccacacccgCTCCGTCATGTCCCCCGATATGTCCCGCGACAGAATCAACGACAGCGTTGCGCCCGGCGATTCAGCCAGCCATGCGGGTGTTGATTCGCCCCCCCATAGTGCTGTGGCGCCCATCACACCCGAACTCCCACCCAGCGAGATCCCATTCGCCTTCAAGTTCAAGGCGCCTAGCGGGCGTGTCCATCGTCTGCAAGTGACTGCTGCGCACGGCATGGAGGAATTTGTTGCCAACGTCGCAGCGAAGCTCGGCGCCGAGGTGGAGACTATTGGAGGTGCACCAGCGGTTGAGGATGGTCTGCTCTCTGGCGGATTTGCCCTGAGCTAtctggatgatgagggtgattCGGTTTCCATCACAACAGACCAGGATCTCCTGGAGGCCATTCTCCTGGCTCGTCATGGCCACCGCGAGAAGGTCGATCTCTTTGTTCatcaccccaaccaacctcccGTTGCCGTCGCCCCAGCGCCAGAACCGGTGGTTCACCCCACTCCTCCTGCCTCGTCAGTAGTCAGAGAGCGGAGAAAGGCACACCACGAGGAGGAgtccgaggaagaggaggacgaatctgaggaggaggcgcctGTTCGCCGGAGAACCCGCACGCGAACTGCGCCTCTTCAGCAGGAACAGGTCATTGCCGGTGTCCCTAATGAGCTCCTGCTGCCAGGTGCTATTGTCACATTGGCCGTCGTTATCATTGGTGTGTTTGCCATTGGTAGAGCGTCTAGCAGATAA